In one window of Camelus bactrianus isolate YW-2024 breed Bactrian camel chromosome 13, ASM4877302v1, whole genome shotgun sequence DNA:
- the LOC105067584 gene encoding LOW QUALITY PROTEIN: succinyl-CoA:3-ketoacid coenzyme A transferase 2, mitochondrial (The sequence of the model RefSeq protein was modified relative to this genomic sequence to represent the inferred CDS: inserted 4 bases in 4 codons; deleted 2 bases in 1 codon; substituted 2 bases at 2 genomic stop codons) produces the protein MAALRLLASELGPQVPASHSGPTLATGGMCGFASSARARAKFCTDPVEXLRDIAGGARIMVGGFELXGIPESLIRALLKTRVKDLTVVSSNLGVDNFRLSLLLGTKQITRIVCSYVGENALCEHQYLAGELELEITPRGPRAEHIPSGGAGVPAFYTPTAYATLVQEGGAPSRYLEEGNIAILSQPRKVREFHGQHYLLEHAVTADFALVKGWKADLAGNFVFRASARNFNMPLCKATRTSVVEVEEVVDAGSFAPEDIQVPDVYVDRVIRGRGEYEKTIERVTIWKEEDERSKSTDGVRTRIIKRXALEFEDGMYANXGIGTPRLATSYINPNMTVHLHSEHGILVLGPFPPKDGVDADLINVGKXTVTVLPGGCFFSSDVSFAMIRGGHIHLTFLGAIQVSKYGHLANWMTPGKKVRGMGGVMDLVSSTKTRVVVPVEHCTKAKSXKILEKCTMPLTGKRCVDRIITEKAVFHVHKKRGLTLIELWDGLMVEDIQRSTGSTTAFSPNLRPMQQIAA, from the exons ATGGCGGCCCTGCGGCTCCTGGCATCGGAGCTTGGGCCCCAGGTCCCTGCCAGCCACTCAGGGCCCACGCTGGCGACCGGCGGCATGTGCGGCTTCGCCAGCAGCGCCCGGGCGCGCGCCAAGTTCTGCACTGATCCCGTGG CCCTGAGAGACATCGCGGGAGGCGCGAGGATCATGGTCGGGGGCTTCGAGCTCTGAGGGATCCCGGAGAGCCTGATTCGGGCGCTGCTCAAGACCCGCGTGAAGGACTTGACCGTGGTCAGCAGCAACCTGGGGGTGGACAACTTCAGGTTGAGCCTTTTACTGGGGACCAAGCAGATCACCCGCATTGTGTGCTCGTACGTGGGGGAGAACGCGCTCTGCGAGCACCAGTACCTGGCGGGCGAACTGGAGCTGGAGATCACACCCCGGGGACCCCGGGCCGAGCACATCCCTTCAGGGGGTGCTGGTGTGCCCGCCTTCTACACACCCACGGCCTACGCGACCCTGGTCCAGGAGGGAGGCGCACCCTCCAGGTACCTCGAGGAAGGCAACATCGCCATCCTGAGTCAGCCCAGAAAGGTGAGGGAGTTTCACGGGCAGCATTACCTTCTGGAACACGCCGTCACGGCCGATTTTGCTTTGGTGAAAGGGTGGAAGGCCGACCTGGCCGGAAACTTCGTTTTCAGGGCCAGCGCCAGGAACTTCAACATGCCCCTGTGCAAAGCCACCAGAACCTCAGTGGTGGAGGTGGAAGAAGTCGTGGATGCGGGGTCATTTGCCCCAGAAGACATCCAGGTTCCTGACGTTTATGTAGATCGTGTCATCCGGGGG AGAGGGGAATATGAGAAAACAATTGAGCGTGTAACCATTTGGAAAGAGGAAGATGAAAGGAGCAAGTCTACGGATGGTGTGAGGACACGGATCATCAAGC GAGCTCTGGAATTTGAGGACGGCATGTATGCCA TGGGCATCGGGACCCCTCGTCTGGCCACCAGCTATATCAACCCCAATATGACCGTTCATCTTCACAGTGAACATGGAATCCTGGTCCTGGGTCCGTTTCCACCAAAAGATGGGGTGGATGCAGATCTCATCAACGTGGGCAAGTAAACAGTCACCGTTCTTCCCGGGGGCTGTTTTTTCTCCAGCGATGTATCATTTGCCATGATCCGAGGGGGCCACATCCACCTAACCTTCCTAGGAGCCATACAGGTTTCCAAGTATGGTCACCTGGCTAACTGGATGACACCTGGCAAGAAGGTGAGAGGAATGGGGGGTGTGATGGACCTGGTGTCCAGCACCAAGACCAGAGTGGTGGTCCCCGTGGAGCACTGCACCAAGGCCAAGA CCAAAATCTTGGAGAAATGCACAATGCCACTGACTGGGAAGCGGTGCGTGGACCGCATCATCACTGAGAAGGCCGTGTTTCACGTGCACAAGAAGAGAGGACTGACTCTGATTGAGCTCTGGGACGGCCTGATGGTGGAGGACATCCAGAGGAGCACGGGGAGCACCACTGCCTTCTCCCCAAATCTCAGACCCATGCAGCAGATTGCAGCCTAA